A genomic stretch from Bordetella sp. N includes:
- a CDS encoding acyl-CoA dehydrogenase: MPPSAAPDSAASLRALIRQAGDPPLPGSGRTLERWRILADVAARDVAAIKLYEGHTDALAILAELDPDGRVERLARAQIDDTPVWGVWAAQPPNARVDGVAGKEGVTLTGRKAWCSGAAWVTHALVTYFNEAGDAALAAVHLGGAGARVTNEGWHAVGMAATGSVDVCFDATPAWPVGAAGAYVARPGFWHGGAGIAACWYGAALPVLHALAAAQARRGEPHALAHLGRADVAMQQTAALLREAAHAIDADPLGDAQVLALRVRAAAEAAALGVLDAAGKALGPAPFCRDAALARRYADLPVFLRQSHAERDLAQLGQGVAQVSLAEDPWRL, from the coding sequence TTGCCCCCGTCCGCAGCCCCCGATTCCGCAGCCAGTTTGCGCGCCTTGATACGACAGGCCGGGGACCCGCCTTTGCCCGGCTCGGGCCGCACCCTGGAGCGCTGGCGCATCCTCGCAGACGTGGCAGCGCGCGACGTGGCCGCGATCAAACTGTACGAAGGGCACACGGATGCCCTGGCCATCTTGGCGGAACTGGATCCCGATGGACGAGTAGAACGGCTGGCCCGCGCGCAGATCGATGACACCCCGGTCTGGGGCGTGTGGGCGGCGCAACCTCCCAATGCACGCGTCGACGGCGTCGCCGGCAAGGAAGGCGTGACGCTGACTGGACGCAAGGCCTGGTGCTCCGGCGCGGCCTGGGTGACGCACGCGCTGGTGACCTATTTCAACGAAGCGGGTGATGCCGCGCTGGCCGCCGTCCATCTGGGCGGCGCCGGTGCGCGGGTGACGAACGAGGGCTGGCACGCAGTCGGCATGGCCGCCACGGGCAGCGTCGATGTGTGCTTCGACGCGACCCCGGCCTGGCCGGTCGGTGCCGCGGGCGCTTACGTCGCCCGGCCCGGCTTCTGGCATGGCGGCGCCGGCATCGCGGCCTGTTGGTATGGCGCCGCGCTGCCCGTATTGCACGCGCTTGCCGCCGCGCAGGCACGCCGTGGCGAACCGCATGCGCTGGCGCATCTGGGCCGCGCCGACGTCGCCATGCAACAGACGGCCGCCTTGCTGCGGGAAGCGGCGCACGCCATCGATGCCGATCCGCTAGGCGATGCGCAGGTCTTGGCCCTGCGCGTACGCGCGGCCGCGGAAGCGGCGGCCCTGGGCGTGCTCGACGCGGCCGGCAAGGCGCTGGGGCCCGCGCCCTTCTGCCGCGATGCCGCGCTGGCACGGCGCTATGCGGACCTTCCGGTATTCCTCCGTCAAAGCCACGCCGAACGCGATCTCGCGCAGTTGGGGCAGGGCGTCGCGCAGGTTTCGCTGGCGGAGGACCCATGGCGGCTGTAG
- a CDS encoding class I SAM-dependent methyltransferase, with translation MAAVDTSYFERLYAEADDPWGVSRHWYEARKRAMLLASLPSARFGRVFEPGCASGVLTQALAQRADHVHATDLSAQAVAAARRHLAAAGIDNVTVARAALPEDWPAVADTPFDLIVLSELGYYFDLAAWERVAARAAASLAPCGAIVACHWLHPFAQRRLDTYVVHGAIARQAGLFPLVDHAEHDFLLQVWSREPRSLASREGLA, from the coding sequence ATGGCGGCTGTAGACACCTCCTATTTCGAGCGGCTCTATGCCGAAGCGGACGACCCCTGGGGCGTCTCCAGGCATTGGTACGAAGCGCGCAAGCGCGCCATGTTGCTCGCCAGCCTGCCCAGCGCGCGCTTCGGCCGGGTCTTCGAACCCGGCTGCGCCAGCGGCGTGCTGACGCAAGCCCTGGCGCAGCGGGCCGACCATGTCCATGCCACCGACCTCAGCGCGCAGGCCGTGGCGGCGGCGCGGCGGCACCTGGCCGCGGCGGGCATCGACAACGTCACCGTGGCGCGCGCGGCGCTGCCGGAGGACTGGCCCGCCGTGGCGGACACGCCTTTCGACCTCATCGTGTTGAGCGAGCTTGGCTACTACTTCGATCTGGCGGCGTGGGAACGCGTGGCGGCACGCGCCGCGGCCAGCCTGGCGCCCTGCGGCGCCATCGTCGCCTGCCATTGGCTGCATCCGTTCGCGCAACGCCGCCTTGATACCTATGTCGTGCACGGCGCCATCGCAAGGCAGGCCGGGCTCTTCCCTTTGGTAGATCATGCGGAGCACGATTTCCTGCTGCAGGTGTGGAGCCGCGAGCCGCGTTCGCTGGCGAGCAGGGAGGGCCTGGCATGA
- a CDS encoding glycosyltransferase family 2 protein: MIGIVVPAHDEEACLPACLDALLQAARHAALQGEDVRIVVVLDACSDGSAGVVMARPVTGLCVDARNVGVARCLGAAHLLAAGARWLAFTDADSVVDERWLADQLSLQCDAVCGCVTVDDWSEHTDTVRQRYQAHYQHRDDHRHVHGANLGVSSQAYTAAGGFRGLALGEDVALVDALLANGVAVKWSALPRVVTSARKIARARGGFADFVVGLAGENDGVGAAA; encoded by the coding sequence ATGATAGGCATCGTGGTTCCCGCGCATGACGAAGAGGCCTGTCTGCCGGCCTGTCTGGACGCCTTGTTGCAAGCCGCCCGCCACGCTGCCTTGCAGGGCGAGGACGTGCGCATCGTGGTGGTGCTGGATGCCTGCAGTGACGGGTCGGCGGGCGTCGTCATGGCCCGGCCCGTGACAGGCTTGTGCGTCGATGCCCGCAATGTGGGTGTGGCGCGCTGCCTTGGTGCCGCGCATCTGCTGGCCGCCGGCGCGCGCTGGCTGGCGTTCACCGATGCCGATTCGGTGGTCGACGAGCGCTGGCTGGCCGATCAACTTTCCCTGCAATGCGATGCCGTGTGCGGCTGCGTGACCGTCGACGACTGGTCGGAGCACACCGACACCGTGCGCCAGCGGTATCAGGCCCATTACCAGCACCGCGATGATCATCGCCATGTGCACGGAGCCAATCTGGGTGTCAGTTCGCAGGCCTATACGGCGGCCGGCGGCTTCAGGGGACTGGCGCTGGGGGAAGATGTGGCCCTGGTGGATGCCTTGCTGGCCAACGGCGTCGCGGTGAAGTGGAGCGCCTTGCCGCGCGTGGTCACCAGCGCCCGCAAGATCGCGCGGGCCCGCGGCGGTTTCGCCGACTTCGTGGTGGGCCTGGCCGGCGAGAACGACGGCGTCGGCGCCGCCGCGTGA
- a CDS encoding PIG-L deacetylase family protein, whose protein sequence is MMRALFDAGRLLVISPHLDDGALGCGLLLTAAASARVVTVFTGMPASGQAVTPWDRDCGFDDSQAAMRARLDEDERAMTLLGADARHLGFLDSQYGALPSRERLAKALAHSIDAYAPDAVALPLGLHHCDHERVREAALLVMAHRPRTVWLGYEDEPYRYRTGVLQRVLGRLARRRIHATPIECAASGDADRKRLAVAAYASQLRTIGMHAADAATAAAERYWWLDSGELK, encoded by the coding sequence ATGATGCGCGCGCTGTTCGATGCAGGCAGGCTGTTGGTGATTTCTCCTCATCTGGACGATGGCGCCCTGGGTTGCGGGTTGCTGCTGACGGCGGCTGCCAGCGCGCGGGTGGTGACGGTCTTTACGGGGATGCCCGCAAGCGGGCAGGCCGTCACGCCATGGGACCGTGATTGCGGCTTCGACGACAGCCAGGCGGCGATGCGGGCGCGGCTGGACGAGGATGAGCGGGCAATGACGCTGCTGGGCGCCGACGCGCGGCATCTGGGATTTCTGGACAGCCAGTATGGCGCCTTGCCAAGCCGTGAGCGCCTGGCCAAGGCGCTGGCGCACTCGATCGACGCCTATGCGCCCGATGCCGTGGCGCTGCCGCTGGGCCTGCACCATTGCGATCACGAGCGTGTGCGCGAAGCGGCCTTGCTGGTGATGGCGCATCGTCCGCGGACGGTGTGGCTGGGCTACGAGGACGAGCCCTATCGGTATCGGACGGGTGTGCTGCAACGCGTATTGGGCCGGCTGGCCCGCCGGCGTATCCACGCCACGCCGATCGAATGCGCCGCTTCAGGCGATGCCGACCGCAAACGCCTGGCCGTCGCCGCCTATGCCAGCCAGTTGCGCACCATCGGCATGCACGCGGCGGATGCCGCCACCGCCGCGGCCGAGCGTTATTGGTGGCTGGATTCCGGTGAACTGAAGTAG
- a CDS encoding tripartite tricarboxylate transporter substrate binding protein, whose product MAPFRPALAEPKTTSRRRFAAALAVTLTALACTPALAAGTFPDHPITIIIPASPGGAIDIVARLIGQKMSISMGQSVVVTNKPGATGTIGEDYVAKAAPDGYTLVLAASSHAINPSMFKLPYDTVKSFAPVAMTHSVPLMLVVTPSLPVQNVKELIAYGKAHPHDLTFASSGPGGAPHFSGELFKSMAGLDMVHVPYKGSTAAHPDLTSGRVSMMFDTLAALHAPVSGHSVRPLAVTTTHRAAAYPDVPTMAEAGLPGYDTSTWGGVLAPAGTPPAVIEKLNAEINKALSAPDVQKNLAQMGIEPVTKSPQYFADFIQTEMVKWQKVAHDANIRPE is encoded by the coding sequence ATGGCCCCATTCCGTCCTGCGCTCGCCGAGCCAAAGACAACTTCCCGCCGCCGCTTCGCCGCCGCCCTGGCCGTGACGCTGACCGCCCTGGCCTGCACCCCCGCACTCGCGGCCGGCACCTTCCCTGACCACCCGATCACCATCATCATCCCCGCCTCCCCGGGCGGCGCCATCGACATAGTGGCTCGCCTGATCGGCCAGAAGATGAGTATCTCGATGGGCCAGTCCGTGGTCGTGACCAACAAGCCTGGCGCCACCGGCACCATAGGCGAGGACTACGTGGCCAAGGCCGCGCCCGACGGCTACACGCTGGTGCTGGCGGCCAGTTCGCACGCCATCAACCCGTCCATGTTCAAGCTGCCTTACGACACCGTGAAGAGTTTCGCCCCGGTGGCCATGACGCATTCCGTGCCGCTGATGCTGGTGGTGACACCCAGCCTGCCCGTGCAGAACGTCAAGGAGCTGATCGCCTACGGCAAGGCCCATCCGCATGACCTGACGTTCGCGTCCAGCGGTCCTGGCGGCGCGCCGCATTTTTCCGGCGAGCTGTTCAAGAGCATGGCGGGACTGGACATGGTGCACGTGCCTTACAAGGGCAGCACGGCGGCCCATCCGGACCTGACCAGCGGCCGGGTGTCCATGATGTTCGATACGCTGGCGGCCTTGCATGCGCCGGTGTCCGGCCATTCGGTGCGGCCGTTGGCGGTGACCACCACGCACCGCGCGGCGGCCTATCCCGATGTGCCGACCATGGCCGAGGCGGGCTTGCCCGGCTATGACACCAGCACCTGGGGTGGCGTGCTGGCTCCGGCGGGCACGCCGCCCGCCGTGATCGAGAAGCTGAACGCCGAGATCAACAAGGCCTTGTCCGCGCCCGACGTGCAGAAGAACCTGGCCCAGATGGGCATCGAGCCCGTGACCAAGTCACCGCAGTACTTCGCCGACTTCATCCAGACCGAAATGGTGAAGTGGCAAAAAGTCGCCCACGACGCCAACATCCGACCCGAGTAA